The following are encoded together in the Deinococcus soli (ex Cha et al. 2016) genome:
- a CDS encoding LysR family transcriptional regulator, with the protein MTSARPSPTGLPSLAQLRALLAVADAGGFSEAAAELGVSQSTLSEAISKLEALAGRPLLRRGRTGTVPTPAGERMLTHARAAVQSAGDALLAAQEDTQLRGVLRVASFRSTATHLLPPALAAFRAQHPGVTVRLMDGETEGGGQELVRRGQADAAIVIEENWTDLRLTPLVMDEYLFVAPAHRGTNPVTPDDLGGPLLLAPGPNSCNLRVMGYLRRCGVQPGRVTEIGEDSVILGMVAHGLGVSVMPRLALEPLPDGLVALPLPERLMRPLALATLPHRANLPVIRAFTDALLAALHRPHAPAPDPAAALPGGASLLH; encoded by the coding sequence TGACCTCCGCGCGCCCCTCCCCCACCGGCCTGCCGTCGCTGGCGCAGCTGCGCGCCCTGCTGGCGGTGGCGGACGCCGGGGGCTTCAGCGAGGCGGCGGCGGAACTGGGCGTGTCGCAGTCCACGCTCAGCGAGGCGATCAGCAAACTGGAGGCGCTGGCGGGGCGGCCCCTGCTGCGCCGGGGGCGCACCGGCACGGTCCCCACCCCGGCGGGCGAACGGATGCTGACGCACGCCCGCGCGGCGGTGCAGTCGGCGGGCGACGCACTGCTGGCCGCGCAGGAGGACACGCAGCTGCGCGGCGTACTGCGGGTGGCGTCGTTCCGCTCGACGGCCACGCACCTGCTGCCGCCCGCGCTGGCGGCGTTCCGGGCGCAACATCCGGGCGTGACCGTCCGCCTGATGGACGGCGAGACGGAGGGTGGCGGGCAGGAACTCGTGCGGCGCGGGCAGGCGGACGCCGCCATCGTGATCGAGGAGAACTGGACCGACCTGCGCCTGACCCCGCTGGTCATGGACGAGTACCTCTTCGTGGCGCCCGCCCACCGGGGCACGAATCCCGTCACGCCGGACGACCTGGGGGGGCCGCTGCTGCTGGCCCCGGGGCCGAACTCCTGTAACCTGCGGGTGATGGGGTACCTGCGCCGCTGCGGCGTGCAGCCGGGGCGCGTGACCGAGATCGGCGAGGACAGCGTGATCCTGGGCATGGTCGCGCACGGGCTGGGCGTCAGTGTGATGCCCCGGCTGGCGCTGGAACCGCTGCCCGACGGGCTGGTGGCTCTGCCCCTGCCCGAGCGGCTGATGCGGCCGCTGGCACTGGCGACCCTGCCGCACCGCGCGAACCTGCCGGTGATCCGGGCGTTCACGGACGCGCTGCTCGCGGCGCTGCACCGGCCCCACGCGCCCGCGCCGGACCCGGCGGCCGCGTTGCCGGGTGGGGCTTCTCTGCTACATTGA